The Mangifera indica cultivar Alphonso chromosome 8, CATAS_Mindica_2.1, whole genome shotgun sequence genome has a window encoding:
- the LOC123222551 gene encoding UPF0496 protein At3g19330-like gives MKCGLKFTCLSQEMIIYPARVLHRPLLELLDIFPLDHQSISQSLCDNAFEAFLHFDCVDNPFPCPDANNFQEMRHCFSKLKQQLDHNLRKSHSRVSRFHHTTRGTANCIIGTAVAFTITTAATATQALLDTIDWLVGRLYTAIEGGKLLVRFGLERGNDKHSIQEAVKKLKGKPAHSPA, from the exons ATGAAATGTGGTCTAAAATTCACATGCTTGAGCCAAGAAATG ATTATTTATCCTGCCCGAGTCCTCCACCGCCCTCTCCTTGAACTCCTTGACATTTTCCCTCTTGACCATCAGTCCATCAGTCAATCACTATGTGATAACGCTTTTGAAGCATTCCTCCATTTTGACTGTGTTGACAACCCATTTCCCTGCCCTGATGCCAACAACTTCCAAGAAATGCGTCATTGCTTTTCCAAGTTGAAACAACAACTAGACCATAATCTTCGAAAATCTCACTCAAGGGTGTCTCGTTTCCACCATACTACCAGGGGCACTGCCAATTGTATCATTGGCACTGCTGTGGCATTTACTATAACCACTGCAGCTACTGCTACTCAGGCACTTCTTGACACAATTGATTGGCTTGTCGGTCGATTATACACTGCCATTGAGGGAGGCAAGCTGCTGGTAAGGTTTGGATTGGAGAGGGGCAATGACAAGCATTCCATTCAAGAGGCAGTGAAAAAACTAAAAGGTAAACCGGCTCACTCTCCTGCTTGA
- the LOC123222549 gene encoding proline-rich receptor-like protein kinase PERK8 isoform X1 — translation MSVPLAAIIGGAAGAVALVGIIMFLIWLYLYHNQSVSRNSGTGSSDQSVQAGRNVGIELPVREVRPFAIEELSQATKNFSDKNLIGEGKFGEVYKGLLQDGMLVAIKKRPGAPSREFIDEVHFLSSIHHRNLVTLLGYCQENNLQFLIYEYIPNGSVSIHLYGTGQVSRQKLEFKHRLSIALGAAKGLAHLHSLSPRVVHKDFKTANVLVDENFIAKVADAGVHNFLGRSDVAGPSSQVTADEIFLAPEVKEFRRFSDKSDVYSFGVFLLELVSGREASDSSSSDPSKNLVELVQNCQDFSNMSSIIDARLGNSFTTEGMEDFIRLIVRCLDHSSERRPSMSYVVMELDRTLEKERSLTTVMGEGTPTVTLGSQLFRATK, via the exons ATGTCAGTGCCTCTTGCAGCAATAATTGGTGGTGCTGCAGGAGCTGTGGCTTTGGTGGGTATAATTATGTTTCTCATATGGTTGTACCTTTATCATAATCAAAGTGTTTCAAGAAATTCAGGCACAGGTTCTTCTGATCAATCTGTTCAAG CAGGTAGAAATGTTGGGATTGAGTTACCAGTACGAGAAGTTAGGCCTTTTGCTATAGAAGAATTGTCTCaagcaacaaaaaattttagTGACAAAAACTTGATTGGGGAAGGAAAATTTGGAGAGGTATATAAGGGTTTGCTACAGGATGGGATGTTGGTAGCTATAAAAAAGCGACCTGGGGCACCTAGTCGTGAATTTATTGATGAG GTACACTTCCTTTCATCTATTCATCACCGGAATCTTGTGACACTTCTGGGTTACTGTCAGGAAAATAATTTACAGTTTCTTATATACGAGTATATACCTAATGGAAGTGTTTCCATTCACTTGTATG GAACTGGTCAAGTTTCCCGTCAGAAGCTAGAATTCAAGCATAGACTTTCAATAGCTCTAGGGGCAGCTAAAG GTCTGGCTCATCTTCACTCCCTGAGTCCCCGTGTGGTACATAAAGATTTTAAAACAGCCAATGTTCTTGTAGATGAAAATTTCATAGCTAAGGTTGCAGATGCCGGAGTTCATAATTTTCTTGGGAGAAGTGATGTTGCAGGGCCATCATCACAAGTTACAGCTGATGAGATATTCCTTGCCCCAGA AGTGAAAGAATTCAGAAGATTTTCTGACAAAAGTGATGTGTATAGTTTTGGAGTCTTCCTTCTGGAGTTAGTAAGTGGGCGGGAAGCATCAGATTCATCGTCTTCAGATCCTAGTAAGAATTTGGTTGAATTG GTGCAAAACTGTCAAGATTTTAGCAACATGTCAAGCATCATTGATGCAAGACTAGGAAATAGTTTCACAACTGAAGGTATGGAAGATTTCATACGATTGATAGTCCGATGCCTGGATCATTCAAGTGAGAGGCGACCTTCAATGAGCTATGTTGTAATGGAACTTGATCGAACATTGGAGAAAGAAAGGAGCTTGACAACAGTTATGGGGGAAGGAACCCCAACAGTGACCCTTGGAAGCCAGTTATTTAGAGCTACAAAATGA
- the LOC123222549 gene encoding proline-rich receptor-like protein kinase PERK8 isoform X2, producing the protein MSVPLAAIIGGAAGAVALVGIIMFLIWLYLYHNQSVSRNSGTGSSDQSVQGRNVGIELPVREVRPFAIEELSQATKNFSDKNLIGEGKFGEVYKGLLQDGMLVAIKKRPGAPSREFIDEVHFLSSIHHRNLVTLLGYCQENNLQFLIYEYIPNGSVSIHLYGTGQVSRQKLEFKHRLSIALGAAKGLAHLHSLSPRVVHKDFKTANVLVDENFIAKVADAGVHNFLGRSDVAGPSSQVTADEIFLAPEVKEFRRFSDKSDVYSFGVFLLELVSGREASDSSSSDPSKNLVELVQNCQDFSNMSSIIDARLGNSFTTEGMEDFIRLIVRCLDHSSERRPSMSYVVMELDRTLEKERSLTTVMGEGTPTVTLGSQLFRATK; encoded by the exons ATGTCAGTGCCTCTTGCAGCAATAATTGGTGGTGCTGCAGGAGCTGTGGCTTTGGTGGGTATAATTATGTTTCTCATATGGTTGTACCTTTATCATAATCAAAGTGTTTCAAGAAATTCAGGCACAGGTTCTTCTGATCAATCTGTTCAAG GTAGAAATGTTGGGATTGAGTTACCAGTACGAGAAGTTAGGCCTTTTGCTATAGAAGAATTGTCTCaagcaacaaaaaattttagTGACAAAAACTTGATTGGGGAAGGAAAATTTGGAGAGGTATATAAGGGTTTGCTACAGGATGGGATGTTGGTAGCTATAAAAAAGCGACCTGGGGCACCTAGTCGTGAATTTATTGATGAG GTACACTTCCTTTCATCTATTCATCACCGGAATCTTGTGACACTTCTGGGTTACTGTCAGGAAAATAATTTACAGTTTCTTATATACGAGTATATACCTAATGGAAGTGTTTCCATTCACTTGTATG GAACTGGTCAAGTTTCCCGTCAGAAGCTAGAATTCAAGCATAGACTTTCAATAGCTCTAGGGGCAGCTAAAG GTCTGGCTCATCTTCACTCCCTGAGTCCCCGTGTGGTACATAAAGATTTTAAAACAGCCAATGTTCTTGTAGATGAAAATTTCATAGCTAAGGTTGCAGATGCCGGAGTTCATAATTTTCTTGGGAGAAGTGATGTTGCAGGGCCATCATCACAAGTTACAGCTGATGAGATATTCCTTGCCCCAGA AGTGAAAGAATTCAGAAGATTTTCTGACAAAAGTGATGTGTATAGTTTTGGAGTCTTCCTTCTGGAGTTAGTAAGTGGGCGGGAAGCATCAGATTCATCGTCTTCAGATCCTAGTAAGAATTTGGTTGAATTG GTGCAAAACTGTCAAGATTTTAGCAACATGTCAAGCATCATTGATGCAAGACTAGGAAATAGTTTCACAACTGAAGGTATGGAAGATTTCATACGATTGATAGTCCGATGCCTGGATCATTCAAGTGAGAGGCGACCTTCAATGAGCTATGTTGTAATGGAACTTGATCGAACATTGGAGAAAGAAAGGAGCTTGACAACAGTTATGGGGGAAGGAACCCCAACAGTGACCCTTGGAAGCCAGTTATTTAGAGCTACAAAATGA